The nucleotide sequence AGATTCAACCGTTACATCCTAACGGattaataccagtcgactggtgaaagtaccaatcgactgctccacactggctaAGCGAATATAGACATTTGTTCGCtccccagtcgactggtgaaagtaccagtcgattaGTACCCCGAATACAGTCTCACACACTttgaccctcacccttacgactcacttaaATCTTCGTTTTAGCCTTAGCCTCTTGCCTttaagtctacttcctttggctctcgtcccttggatgcacccaagcccgcggcttgtcccaaTGCCATCATTCGCATATGcatcaaagtcgcttccctcagtccttgtccttgctaccttatccacggtccctcggatgctccatccttcaccaggcCTGAAACCATCAAGCTGATTCATATGTGTATCTTGTAATcctacacaactcaaatacacatatcaaatacaagggtgaacctgacttaaactctttgcctaaacatcaaagcacatggtcgcacagaccattgtGATTGCTCTAACATCTAGGACCAATTGGAGAACGTATCTATGACCAATGGAAGAACATGTCCATGCCTCGAAAAGCATGCACGTCGCCCACTATGGTATTATATAAAGGGAGGTTCGTACACTGGTGGAGGTGCACATATTCACTGTTTACGCTTGTGCTACTGTTGTTCCGTTTTCTTCTTCGTGCAGGTGATTGACTTAAGCATCAGAGGGTCAATGCCAGGGACACCTTTCCTGGCTTGGCACTGATGTCTCTTATGTTTGTAAATCGGAGCAtggtctacatccagtcaacgcagcagccacatccccagcttttcgTCTCCATGATTTTCTGACATGATCACCAGAGATATATTTGGTTTAAatcattaaattttaataattttatatttatgttatagattgggttttcaaagtaTAGAATATAGATTTCATTCAGAAGAtatgcactacaataaaacatttcattgaaataaataaaacaatattTGTCTTTTGTTATAAATGATaatcctttcttatccaaacaagaaacagagataatgttcttaaTTAAGGAAGGCACATAAAagtactcttcaagttctaaaacaagctcagtgggcaaagataaggaatatgttcctacaactATAGCAGCAACCATTGCAGCATTGCCTACTTATAGGCCTATTTCATCCTTTGTCAATGATCTTCTCTTTCTCAacccctacacattagtacaaatgtgatatgcacattcggtatctaatacttataaagaagaaatagatagattgacttttataacatatatacatgaggcagaagtctcacttctcttccttttgacTTCCTCTAAGTACAATTTACAGATCCTCTTCCAGTGTCTAGTCTCACCGCAATGGAAGTAgattccttccttagcaaccccacctttgggttttaaTGCATGAATCTTGCCCTTTCCTTTGGCTTGgatcttacccttacctttgggcttccatttgcctttgccctttggcaccatcaaaatggtactaggctttgtcttcttaaggttgagttcagtaattctcaacatgctcaacatctcaagcAATAGTTtgccaatttcattcatgttatagttcatgacaaattgactatagctctcagacaacaacaacaaaataagGTCAGTGGTCAATTCTTAGCCAAGTGTAAATCCCAATCTTTGTAGATTCTCTATATactcgatcattttgagcacataaggccctacgagacttccttcttgcatcttgcattgGAATAGAGCCTTAGAAATCTTAAATCTCTCATGTCTTACCTTTCCTTGATATAGTTATCtgagatgttcaaccatattataAGCATCTATGTTCTCATAttacttctgaagctcatagTTCATGGTGGCAAGCTTAATgaatgacacatctaatgcattatCTTGACGCTTCTTTTAAGCATCTTTATCAGCTTTAGTGGCAGTAGTGGGGGTGTTTCAGGAATGGGTTGCTCTAGGACgtataattttcttttttgcttgaggataattctcaagtttctgtattAGTCCAGGAAATtggctccattgagcttgtccttatcaaggacagatcgcagagagagtgTATTCGACGTATTTGACGatatggtgatctacaacaataaaatgtagaaataagtatcaaatttagattatttaattagacctttaattaaataattctcccactgaattgtaaagcttggtaggagcaagtcatggatgtaattttacccacactactagttcTATACCCGCAAGAAATAACATTCAAgtaggacaagatccatattatacctcatcttgagttaactttggctaatcgctcaagacttagtataatttaGATAggcaacatttaccaattacatcatatgtaactcttaTGTCAtagggtgaacaagactatttgttcatttgcacatcttatgaaattcatattataacccatcttgagttagctttggctaatcacccaagactagtataatttaaattatatCATATGGGATAGGCTTCTAATTTTCAATCTAATTGAGGTaatttagttaagtcacacccaaagttcaaTAGTGGAATATCACAATTGTCatgtcgcactctaccaagataaatcgagtgactttgctttggcaaaaccttaCTATAAGGTTTTGTAGGCATACGAAAAAGACCTAATTACGATTAAACTACGCATGCATCGCATACAGTTATGGTATATCATGACATACATCGACATGTATGCTAAATAAAATGTGACATGATTATGGCCCCATcaactacaatcttctcaagctaatgagaataTCGAAAGCTTAACCTAGgtaaaagcatcttctccaagtgcttctttggtcgtcgtgtgttgttgtccttctctcTTTTTTATCATCGTCTAGTAGACTTGTTCTTTCTGAATTTGTAcattataaaatctaaaaaaaacctcgagttacattcgacaATAgtttaaatttacaacaagaatgaaaaagatgaaggcacgacacgcagaccgtattatgaattacaacatacacacacatccaatcacattggggccataatcatgcaccatgtcatataacattcacaatatcTTTATGACATAAAATCTATTATGATTTCAACAAAGAATTATGAGCTGCAACGCCAGTGGTCTTGCTAGTCGGTCAGCGGGTGGGGGGTCAAGGGGTAGTGTCCCTGGCGGGGTGAGGGGCAACGCCCTCGATAGAAaattattttgcatactcattgtatgaATTACTGTGATACCTGAGACCATGTTGCCCATAAAATCGAGACCTTACTATTCACAATAGTTTGGTCGAGATCTTACTGTTCACAACAATTTGGCTGAGATCTTGCTGTTCACAACACAAACTGTTTCATTTCCAACAAAACAAAgactcataatcatgcaaatcatagtgaacatctcatgcaatttctatatcatatataaaattcTAACTATAACTTAGTATacgccttcgcaagtggctcaaATATCACTGTAAGGATCTAGAGTACTAAACACACAGAAAGTGCAGTAGAAAACTAACTAGATCCtttcagaagatccatgcgaaggagaaaatcatatactaagtttgttaaaagggagttatacctttgttgtgtaaaCACGAACTCCCAACAGCAAGAATCTCAACACGATCACGTGTccgtgcctctttcggtatccacacgaacaaaccttCCATTCACGAACTCACGAAGTGGAAAAGAAaactaaggttgtgctagcaaccacaaggaagatttcggccaaagaggaagaaaagagaagaagaagatgaagaacacaaGTGTTATCCACCAAATgaattaacccccccccccccttttgtaTTCATTCACCGAATAAGTCTTAATTGGCATTAATtgtcttaattgacattaattctCCATTAATCCAATTAAGTCTTgatctttcctcttccttggtgaattcgAGTTCACCCAATGAATCCAAATCATTGATCCTCATCAATTCGAATTGACTctatgagtctaattcaaattagacttaatccaatagttggatccaattgacTTTAACTTAATGAttctaattcgaattagacttaatccaatgatctaTCATataaactcatctccaaatcaacttgtcctttgtgtgtgatcaAATAtgttctcataacgttggcaatgtctttaaaactattttagatacataagcaatgagtgacatctaacaaTGTATCATTTCTACCTAAGTAACGAGAATATCGAGATCTGACCTATCCTGCCTGTGACTATTATCTTATATAACTCAATTCCTCTATTCTTGAtctctaaattgatcaatgaggtatagaccgtgtcatcctcttatcaatctttgtgtttcttgatctctaagtagacacacttaatcaaataaactcaatatctcatattgacttatttgagcatggttatgcattcttgtgtcctactaatcaaaggGTCCACAGACATCGCTTCCGTTATATGAAAGGGATAGaactcatctacatcactcgcatTCCTCcatataacttattgcatacccagtaattgaCTTTATAGTTCACTCTGTTACAGGtggcgtttgtcgataccaaagtacacaactctttatataggaaaccgtagtgacttcatgtCTAAGAACTATTCATATCAATAATTACTGTGAAAATATTTATGGCACTcctataacgatccatgaaacatctcataGCAGATCAATTCAGTACATGTTCTCTAATATATATACATGTGTCAATGTGATATCTCATATgatcatattcatgacttgtgggattaagtcatcaattgacctacatgctaatctcaacccattaatattgtccttgcatattaatacttgattaggaatagttaagagtagtgttctatatatctacaatattccactatcaattcaaccaattaatatgttgtagattagaacctcctacttaaggatattattatacttattcattcggcactagactgaaataaatataataaccaactttatcttttattaattagtgaaatataattaaaaaatatctttattaattattttataattgatACTAGGACTAATTTTAATAAGATTTTAAGTCTCATTTGATATTGTCTCAACCATTAGACCCCGTTTTGCTTTTCTTGAATATTCTATGTCGGCTTCTTATTTCAAGGAGACCAAACCTACTAATCAGTAGGTgcgttttttaaatattttgaaaccaTGTATGATGGGATTGAACTTTTGATATATCTGTTTGAATGCTTGACATTTAGTTTGGTTTTGGAATAGATGATGATTGTGATGTTGATGACAAATGGTATATAAATATTGTAAATGTATGTACAGtttcaataaaaattaaaacctgATTGGGGGTACAGATTCAATAAATAGACGCGGATATAATAAATTTTCATCGTAAATTTAATCACCGATGTAAAAATTCTCTGTCACTAATTTGtgattgattttttaaaagtgaTCTCTAATTTAAAGAtcgaataataaatttttattgcTAATTTAGTGActgatatataaaaaattatcactAACGTAGAGATTGAACTGTATATTTTTATTCTTTAAATTTAACGATCAATTTTAATTCGGTCTCTAAGTCTCTAAATTGATCATCTATTATATGCAGTCATTGAAAATTAGCGACTAAGAAAATAAAGAATGATCCTTTCGATCGTTAATCTGTCATTAAATGTCGAATTTCTTGTGATTTATGTTAGTCGTCAAGTTATCACAACAACGCTAGGTAAGCTCAACCTTGCAAATTAGTGTTTTAAGGTCGAGATGAAGGTGAGATCTTTTTTCTTAAGACAATATAATCTCACTCAGATGTTTACGATCGATTGACAATTTTCTTCCAAAATATAATAACCTAGGATTCAAAATAGGAGCATTCCAAATTTCAAATCTCAACAAATTTTTGAAGTCTTAGAATTCTTTAAAGAGGAGAGGGGAGTGAAGAATTCAAGAGGGAAATTTACAATTTGAGTGGTGAATCGAGGAGAAGGAATAGAGTTCTTTTTAGGGGTGGAGGATTTCTCCCAAAGATGTTAAAGacacttttaattaattattctcTTTAATTAATCAGGTCCAAGTTAATATTTTCATTCGATCATTCTAAACTAACCCTTTATCACTCAAATaatgttaaatattaatttcttaatcactcaaaaaaattaatttatgatgATATACCCTTAAAATGGTCATTATGTCCCTATCAATTTggttatgaaaataattttccaaacATTTTTATTGATCCATTACAATTGCTACCCTTCCCTTTGGTATGGCGATCAATTTTCTATCAACATTTTATATTTGTAGAATGAACTGTTTGTTCACCTCTCGGTCATTTTTTTAGAATAAGAAAACATTACTTGCAGTCATTCATGGATCACATGCAACTGTTTACTTCAGTTTTTCCAACGTATTGTCCAGACCATCAATTAGTCTCTCGTTGCTAGTAATGGGTGAATCTATCATCCTAGTGGTTCTATACGGTCAGTCTTATGATCATTTGTGAAAAAGTAAATCAGGAAGTTATAGTTGACCAGTGCggggagaaatttttttttctcgaTTTTATCGAGATTCAAATCTTTATCCTATGGTAGTAACTGATATGCCCTGCACTAACCAACTCAATTATGTCCCAGGACCAATTAGTCTCTCATATGAAACCTCCTTCTGAGTCATGAGAACTTAAGAAAATCACTTGCAAATGACTAGCTTCAAAATATTACAAACACTTTAATGTCTTTAAAACTCCGAAGGATATTTTAGAAGATGAACTTTCAGTGGAAAAATCAATCTATCTCTTACTACATTGAGTTTTATTATTCTTAAAGATCGAGGGATTCAATGATGACCACAAAAAAATGTTAATTCAAGATTCTTTAATGTAAGAGTTTAGGGTTAATAATATGATCATAACAGGTAAATAAATCATAATTCTGTATGCTATCTTGAATGCTTTTGGCAACATAATGTTTTATTTTCAGCTTCATCTTAGCAGTAATCTTTTTGAGTCAATAATTTATTTGGTAAGCTTCCTtaaatctctctctctttctctctttttttatcAACTCCATCTGAAATCATTCAGGTCCAGTTCTTTACAACTTGATGAACCCTCACTACCATGATGGATGTTTAGTTCTAGTTCAGTTTTAAGACATGGCAACCCAAACTCTTCTAATTGCTTTTTACTACCTTGATCCAGAGTTGGTCTCTTGCTTTTTGGGTGTTCAAGAAATTTTTCTTCATCACTTTCCTCTTTCTCTACCTCAGCTTCATCTTTGCATCGAGGTCTAGCACTCGATTGCGCAATGTCTGAATCCCTTAGCATTGATGCAGTAAAAGGCTTCTTCTGCTCATGCTCATTCAAATCACTGTACCATGATGATAGAGGAAAATCTTGATGATATGGTCTTAATGCCATTCTAGTAGCAAGTGCCTCTTTCTCCTTTTGTAGTCCGTCGGATGAGGCTAAGCAAGGACCTACTCGAACCGAGTTACTGAAATATCCATTCGAGACTGTAGAGGCCAGATCAGAGAGGTTTCGGTTTGTGATTGTCTCCTGGGCCTTCTCCAGCACTGACTGCAAATATTTTCCTTGAGCCTCGATCCGCAATTGCAAATGTCGTTGCACCTTCACAGAAATGTCATTTGTCAACATGTATGATCCAATGAAACAGTAATGTGTTTAAGATGTTTTGCTACTACTCTTTCTTGTTTTACAGGATGCTAGAGCCAAGCAAATGAGTAGTCGTTCGATATGTTTGGATTGGCAAATTACCTCAACTTGTTCATGTAACTGCCTCTGTACTTCAATTTGCATTTTCAGTGCCTCATCTATCTGCATGGATCTGTGCTCAATGCACCATCAGCAAATGATTATCCTGTGTATTGAAATAACAAACTCAATAAGGATTAGTTGTCTACATACTTGTTCGATGGCGCTGCAATGTTCATCAAAGATTCGTTGTTCTCCGGTGCCCTCTCTTGTACTAGTGCACTGCCAATCACTGCTGATTAAAATAAATCACCATTTAGCCTATACATTATGCAGAATTTTGGACCATGAACATAAACTTCAGCTTCTCTCCTTACCATTTTTGTTGCTTCCATTAATTATTTGAGTGTTTTTGCCAAGTCTGTACTTCTAGTGGACAAACAAAAAAGCAGGTTAGTGAATGCGATAATCACAAACAGATCGAAAAACAGTGAGTTAGTACCTGAAGATGACTTTTTAGATGGTACAAAGTTAGTCCTGGAATCCCCATTACTCTCATGATTGTTTTTGGAGTAGCCTCTGCAAGATGTAGTCTTCTTATGTAACTCATTAAGATCGATCATTTAGAGACAACAGCGACTTGTTGTATACTCACTGTCGGCTCCTCCGAGTTGGTTCACTGCTTCTATAAACCTCTTGTGGAGCTCTGCATTCCATTTAAGCCGAGGCTTTACGTCGGTTGAGAGAACTAAGCCTGAATCTTCTGAAGCACTTCCTCTTTGTAGAAACAAATGCCTCTCTGGGGAAAATGTTGTCACAGAAGATAGGAGGCTGTTGTTTCCTTGATGAGGCTGGTGCTGATACATCTGCTTCAGAAAATTATACAGACATGTTGGATCGAGTAGACCGTTCTAAGACAAACAAATATATTTCTTACCTTTTTTCACTGGTTAGCTTCTTGCGCTGTTCGGTATACTTGAATTCCAAGGCATCCTCAATTAGAACATCATGTGTGCTCTTGTTGTCTAGGAAGGTGCTCAAATTCTCTTCAGCTCCCTTGATGATGAGGAAGGACCCCAAGGGCCTCCTTATAAGCAAAAAGGAAAGGGAATTTCGAGTTGTTCGGGCAGAACAGTCAAGTGCAATCTAATCTGCACAGCTTGAAAAGTGGGTGTCCATCAAATCCATTCGGCAAATTGTTTTTGGCACTTAAAAGTATTGTTATGGTCCTTGGACAAACCATATGATTTTGATACCGTATCATGCTTACAATCGGTGTGCTTCGGTGCGtgccaagtcacacttagatGAACTTGAATGAGCTTCGCTATTTTAACTTCATTTAGTTCATTTGCTTCTAAAAATAAGAACATAGCAATTAGATAGCCAACAAGGCGTAAAGATGTATCAAAAACTAGTCAAATTATCATTAGTAGAATTCATCTAGGCCGACTAGAACTTCGGTTTCATAACATACAAAAGTAACTAATCCTATTAATAGAAAATTATCCATGAAGAAGCTGATTGCTGATATCTCGAGAACTTGGAACTTCCTTTATTCCCAGCCAATCAATAGCTAATAAGGGGTTCGAAAAGAGCATCTTATATGGTTGgttatgatttttcttcttcttttttttttttggatctcATGGAAATCTTTAACATTTCATCTTTTATATAGCTAAATTGAAGAGTTTTATAGGTATTTTGATAGGAGGAGGTTGCAAGCTCAATTTTGACTGTTGCATCCAGAACCAGAACTGGATTCTTACTTTCCATAAAGAACAGAAAACTCTACTGTGCACAATTCCCCTATGTGCCTTTCATATAGTGAGTAGGGGAATCCGGCATAAGAACTCGATTCCCATCTATCTCCACTTAGTTTGGTACTTATTCA is from Zingiber officinale cultivar Zhangliang chromosome 7B, Zo_v1.1, whole genome shotgun sequence and encodes:
- the LOC122006804 gene encoding myb-related protein 1-like isoform X4, yielding MYQHQPHQGNNSLLSSVTTFSPERHLFLQRGSASEDSGLVLSTDVKPRLKWNAELHKRFIEAVNQLGGADKATPKTIMRVMGIPGLTLYHLKSHLQYRLGKNTQIINGSNKNVIGSALVQERAPENNESLMNIAAPSNKSMQIDEALKMQIEVQRQLHEQVEVQRHLQLRIEAQGKYLQSVLEKAQETITNRNLSDLASTVSNGYFSNSVRVGPCLASSDGLQKEKEALATRMALRPYHQDFPLSSWYSDLNEHEQKKPFTASMLRDSDIAQSSARPRCKDEAEVEKEESDEEKFLEHPKSKRPTLDQGSKKQLEEFGLPCLKTELELNIHHGSEGSSSCKELDLNDFRWS
- the LOC122006804 gene encoding myb-related protein 1-like isoform X2, which encodes MYQHQPHQGNNSLLSSVTTFSPERHLFLQRGSASEDSGLVLSTDVKPRLKWNAELHKRFIEAVNQLGGADKATPKTIMRVMGIPGLTLYHLKSHLQKYRLGKNTQIINGSNKNVIGSALVQERAPENNESLMNIAAPSNKSMQIDEALKMQIEVQRQLHEQVEVQRHLQLRIEAQGKYLQSVLEKAQETITNRNLSDLASTVSNGYFSNSVRVGPCLASSDGLQKEKEALATRMALRPYHQDFPLSSWYSDLNEHEQKKPFTASMLRDSDIAQSSARPRCKDEAEVEKEESDEEKFLEHPKSKRPTLDQGSKKQLEEFGLPCLKTELELNIHHGSEGSSSCKELDLNDFRWS
- the LOC122006804 gene encoding myb-related protein 1-like isoform X1, with the protein product MYQHQPHQGNNSLLSSVTTFSPERHLFLQRGSASEDSGLVLSTDVKPRLKWNAELHKRFIEAVNQLGGADKATPKTIMRVMGIPGLTLYHLKSHLQKYRLGKNTQIINGSNKNAVIGSALVQERAPENNESLMNIAAPSNKSMQIDEALKMQIEVQRQLHEQVEVQRHLQLRIEAQGKYLQSVLEKAQETITNRNLSDLASTVSNGYFSNSVRVGPCLASSDGLQKEKEALATRMALRPYHQDFPLSSWYSDLNEHEQKKPFTASMLRDSDIAQSSARPRCKDEAEVEKEESDEEKFLEHPKSKRPTLDQGSKKQLEEFGLPCLKTELELNIHHGSEGSSSCKELDLNDFRWS
- the LOC122006804 gene encoding myb-related protein 1-like isoform X3: MYQHQPHQGNNSLLSSVTTFSPERHLFLQRGSASEDSGLVLSTDVKPRLKWNAELHKRFIEAVNQLGGADKATPKTIMRVMGIPGLTLYHLKSHLQYRLGKNTQIINGSNKNAVIGSALVQERAPENNESLMNIAAPSNKSMQIDEALKMQIEVQRQLHEQVEVQRHLQLRIEAQGKYLQSVLEKAQETITNRNLSDLASTVSNGYFSNSVRVGPCLASSDGLQKEKEALATRMALRPYHQDFPLSSWYSDLNEHEQKKPFTASMLRDSDIAQSSARPRCKDEAEVEKEESDEEKFLEHPKSKRPTLDQGSKKQLEEFGLPCLKTELELNIHHGSEGSSSCKELDLNDFRWS